A single genomic interval of Anopheles marshallii chromosome 2, idAnoMarsDA_429_01, whole genome shotgun sequence harbors:
- the LOC128707245 gene encoding membrane-bound transcription factor site-1 protease yields MRFRLVRLLTTGSPLFTDGALSLVFLLLLLTTTICTNVSSSVNNSFAGGHHQTVQATGTHYATGQSFTSDHVPGGSTLAYNNSTTVQTDRGSSDAGNRSATFEQTTKSCCDSNSTDRASAPSARTHRVVIEFSTKIVQNEYIVQFNGYYKPKQRESFIQAALNGSKVQKWRILPRNNPAQDFPSDFDVLTLEEAVEYADDGLALLRTHPSIKSISPQRMVHRALKYVPLRQSELDTNDEVTDQDETEQEIEPPEPELDLDDAETEDFIEFIQKRRLTTEDESSGSSAPQPPPPPPPQSPNRHSNRRLLRAIPRQITALLKADVLWGMGITGQGVKVAVFDTGLAKSHPHFKRIKERTNWTNEKTLDDGVSHGTFVAGIIASSKECLGFAPDAELHIFRVFTNNQVSYTSWFLDAFNYAILKKINVLNLSIGGPDFLDQPFVDKVLELSANRVIMVSAIGNDGPLYGTLNNPGDQMDVIGVGGMDYADNIAKFSSRGMTTWELPYGYGRLKPDIVTYGSQVKGSNLNGGCKSLSGTSVASPMVAGAVTLIASGVLDRPEVDLNPASMKQALIEGAQRLTDNNMFEQGHGKLNILRSMKALAAYRPRVTLSPAYLDFTEDYMWPYTTQSLYYSAMPVIANVTILNGMGVIGRVINRPTWHPYSNEHGELLNVSISYSEQLWPWSGWMAVHIGVNEAGRGFEGIAQGHITLTVQSPAEGPNEREPRNGTVSFAIKVRIIPQPPRQKRILWDQYHSLRYPPGYLPRDNLKIKSDPLDWRADHVHTNFKDMYTHLRNAGYYVEVLGAPYTCFNASYYGTLLVVDPEEEFFPAEIAKLREDVLDRQLSVIVFADWYNTSVMRRIKFYDENTRQWWMPDTGGANVPALNDLLRDFGIVLGDRVADGYFDMRDHRMYYASGANIVRFPIGEGTILIERDLLDEGLAITQPDESRSKVRLRTAILGMLQTDRRVYARPQPATPNPESPPLVSADEMMEDVEEENGKIDRGAIINKRILLSAAAGGGDVEEDEEVPNDGGEFNRDDAANRVDAGEEPLPEDDRDGDDIGQLLRERTKAAKHQNATTAGRTAHRPELAGGRIALYGDSNCLDSTHLEKPCFWLLDSLLEYTMTAHVTSLLRDLNVSRQVEQIEDNLKLPQRMPNNNLHLYSKVLVPHTTTGEKRPLPVCQRLDWEYPVTLNMSTLNIGTGPNDRLLGPDQQQQQRLLVVQQRQLKQGPPQPMLPLVGNELVYSSRGRRLESQKGGSSVLGANDEPDVPGWRNKKTDKIPPNAPPNVFNNPSGASPTAGTPMAVGVKIIPLAGGATEDVDYYAAESRAGNGNGGTGTDSVASAGGFWSWLAGSKSAAMVGLFILLTLLNLVRKSKGLTIKRRLNYVFKKIGF; encoded by the exons ATGAGATTTCGGCTGGTTAGGCTGCTAACCACCGGATCGCCGCTGTTTACCGATGGGGCACTGTCGCTGGtatttctgctgctgctgttgacaACAACCATCTGTACAAATGTGTCATCTAGTGTTAATAATAGCTTCGCCGGCGGCCACCATCAAACCGTGCAGGCTACTGGGACGCACTATGCTACCGGCCAATCCTTCACGTCTGATCACGTCCCCGGCGGTAGTACGTTAGCTTACAATAATTCCACAACAGTGCAGACGGATCGTGGATCGTCGGATGCTGGCAATCGGTCGGCCACGTTCGaacaaaccacaaaatcaTGCTGTGATAGTAATAGCACCGACCGTGCGTCCGCCCCATCTGCCAGGACGCACCGTGTAGTTAtagaattttccaccaaaatcGTCCAGAATGAGTATATCGTACAGTTCAATGGTTACTACAAACCAAAGCAGCGGGAAAGCTTCATCCAGGCTGCACTGAACGGTTCGAAG gtGCAAAAATGGCGCATCTTGCCACGCAATAATCCGGCCCAAGATTTCCCGAGCGATTTCGACGTGCTGACGCTGGAGGAAGCGGTCGAATACGCCGACGATGGGTTAGCGTTGCTGCGCACGCATCCATCGATAAAAAGCATATCACCACAGCGGATGGTACACCGTGCGCTAAAGTACGTACCGCTGCGACAATCGGAACTCGATACAAACGATGAAGTGACCGATCAGGATGAAACAGAGCAGGAGATAGAACCACCAGAGCCCGAACTAGATCTAGATGATGCGGAAACAGAAGATTTTATCGAGTTTATTCAAAAGCGACGCCTAACAACGGAAGATGAATCGTCCGGCTCGTCTGCTCCacaacctccaccaccaccacctccccaATCCCCAAACCGGCATTCAAATCGACGATTACTTCGTGCAATTCCACGCCAAATAACGGCGCTACTGAAGGCGGACGTACTGTGGGGGATGGGAATTACCGGACAGGGAGTAAAGGTGGCCGTATTTGATACAGGACTGGCCAAATCCCATCCACACTTTAAGCGCATCAAGGAGCGTACGAACTGGACGAACGAAAAAACACTAGACGATGGCGTTAGTCATGGTACGTTTGTGGCCGGTATAATCGCCTCGTCGAAGGAATGTCTTGGATTTGCACCGGACGCGGAGTTGCACATTTTTCGCGTATTCACCAATAATCAGGTGTCGTACACGTCCTGGTTTCTGGATGCGTTCAATTACGCCATACTGAAGAAAATTAACGTGCTGAACCTTAGCATCGGAGGGCCAGATTTTCTCGATCAACCGTTCGTGGATAAGGTGCTGGAGTTGTCGGCAAACCGTGTGATCATGGTGTCCGCGATCGGTAACGATGGACCGCTGTACGGAACACTGAACAATCCCGGGGATCAGATGGACGTGATCGGTGTCGGCGGGATGGATTATGCGGACAATATTGCCAAGTTTAGCTCGCGCGGTATGACCACGTGGGAGCTACCGTATGGGTACGGTCGGCTCAAGCCGGACATCGTCACGTACGGCAGTCAGGTGAAGGGTAGCAATCTGAACGGTGGCTGTAAGTCCCTTTCCGGCACGTCCGTCGCATCGCCCATGGTGGCCGGTGCGGTAACACTCATCGCAAGCGGTGTGCTCGATCGACCAGAAGTGGATTTAAATCCTGCCTCCATGAAGCAGGCACTGATCGAAGGCGCCCAACGATTGACGGATAACAACATGTTCGAGCAAGGGCACGGAAAGCTGAACATACTGCGCAGCATGAAAGCGCTGGCTGCTTACCGGCCGCGGGTCACACTTTCACCGGCGTATCTTGACTTTACGGAGGATTACATGTGGCCGTACACGACGCAGAGTTTGTATTACAGCGCCATGCCAGTGATTGCGAACGTTACCATCTTGAATGGGATGGGTGTGATTGGGCGTGTGATTAATAGACCGACCTGGCATCCGTACAGTAACGAGCATGGTGAGCTGCTGAACGTGTCGATCAGTTACTCGGAGCAACTGTGGCCCTGGTCCGGTTGGATGGCGGTACATATAGGTGTGAATGAAGCGGGTCGAGGATTTGAAGGTATCGCCCAGGGCCACATCACCCTTACGGTGCAAAGCCCGGCTGAGGGACCAAACGAACGGGAACCGCGGAACGGTACGGTCAGTTTTGCCATCAAGGTACGCATCATCCCGCAACCACCGCGTCAGAAGCGCATCCTTTGGGATCAATATCACAGCCTCCGGTATCCACCCGGGTATCTTCCGCGCGATAACCTCAAAATTAAGTCCGACCCACTGGACTGGCGAGCGGATCACGTCCACACCAACTTCAAGGACATGTACACACATCTGCGCAATGCGGGCTACTACGTGGAGGTGCTCGGAGCGCCCTACACCTGTTTCAATGCGTCCTACTACGGCACGCTGCTTGTGGTCGATCCGGAGGAAGAATTTTTCCCGGCCGAAATAGCCAAACTTCGGGAGGACGTGCTGGACCGGCAGCTGAGCGTGATCGTGTTCGCCGACTGGTACAATACGTCCGTAATGCGGCGTATAAAATTCTACGACGAAAACACGCGCCAATGGTGGATGCCAGACACGGGCGGTGCCAATGTGCCAGCGCTGAATGATCTGTTGCGTGATTTTGGCATCGTGCTCGGTGATCGTGTTGCTGATGGTTATTTCGATATGCGCGATCATCGGATGTATTATGCGTCCGGGGCGAACATTGTACGCTTTCCGATCGGTGAGGGTACGATTTTGATCGAGCGCGACCTTCTAGACGAAGGGCTCGCTATTACGCAACCGGATGAATCACGCTCGAAGGTGCGTCTTCGAACCGCCATTCTGGGAATGTTGCAAACGGATCGCAGAGTTTACGCACGGCCGCAACCGGCTACGCCGAATCCGGAAAGTCCTCCGCTCGTTTCGGCGGACGAGATGATGGAGGATGTGGAAGAGGAAAATGGCAAGATTGATCGTGGTGCGATCATTAACAAGCGCATCCTGCTGAGCGCGGCTGCTGGCGGTGGCGATGTGGAAGAGGACGAGGAGGTACCGAACGATGGGGGCGAGTTTAATCGGGACGATGCAGCGAATCGTGTCGACGCCGGGGAGGAACCATTGCCGGAAGATGATCGCGATGGGGATGACATTGGACAGTTGTTGCGCGAACGCACGAAAGCGGCGAAGCATCAGAATGCTACTACGGCCGGGCGAACGGCCCACCGTCCGGAGCTGGCTGGTGGACGGATCGCACTGTACGGTGATTCGAACTGTCTCGATTCGACGCATCTGGAGAAGCCGTGCTTTTGGCTGCTGGATTCCCTGCTCGAGTACACGATGACGGCACACGTGACGAGCTTGCTGCGAGATCTCAACGTTAGTCGCCAGGTGGAACAGATTGAAG ATAATTTGAAGCTACCTCAGCGCATGCCGAACAATAATCTACACCTGTACTCGAAGGTACTCGTGCCGCACACGACCACCGGCGAGAAGCGGCCACTGCCCGTCTGCCAGCGGCTTGACTGGGAGTATCCGGTTACGCTTAACATGTCCACACTGAACATCGGTACCGGGCCGAACGATCGCTTACTAGGCCCggatcagcagcaacagcaacgtcTACTCGTGGTGCAACAGCGTCAGCTTAAACAGGGACCACCACAGCCAATGTTGCCCCTCGTAGGCAATGAGCTTGTCTACAGTAGCCGCGGTCGAAGGTTGGAAAGTCAGAAAG GTGGAAGTTCCGTGTTGGGTGCTAACGATGAACCGGACGTGCCCGGCTGGCGCAATAAGAAAACGGATAAAATCCCCCCAAATGCACCACCGAACGTGTTTAACAACCCGTCCGGTGCATCGCCCACCGCTGGCACACCGATGGCGgttggtgtgaaaataatcCCACTGGCCGGTGGGGCTACAGAAGATGTCGACTATTATGCTGCTGAAAGCCGCGCCGGTAATGGGAATGGGGGCACCGGGACCGATTCTGTGGCATCCGCGGGAGGGTTCTGGTCCTGGCTGGCCGGATCGAAGAGTGCCGCAATGGTGGGCCTGTTTATACTGCTAACGCTTCTAAACTTGGTGAGAAAATCGAAGGGATTAACGATAAAGCGGCGGCTTAATTATGTCTTTAAGAAGATTGGCTTCTAA
- the LOC128708232 gene encoding uncharacterized protein LOC128708232 → MSDLDDPLSGQQQQQQQQQQQQQQQQPPTQITPRSSLGSGALSYSNSSISPSTSSSSSGSAKSAVSECLGAWLNYLQIMNNLCAAGYRLAQTIAALEPWAYFEQPSSTGGGGPSSVGSNPSCGPSPPQSQQQQAGPQIPQLPFTTSQIPSHMAFQFITAWDELARASVMATSTVKSHIVSVLQDFKTQPLAMVEQESELLHIKEYNQLILQDNAQTMINLQHQFCVASCDAFAQLMCCYQCQTQVGFPHDPDCPMMQHPMSAAATIARTGGAADQRSQTPSPHFGMKMQENARLYDRTGSISTQGSSSEHGTTAYEQTRGPSPHDIRGPSPIQGYLDNIRGPLPNPGHLSGMKAPFYRGSRSPLNFPLFTLNGQRRWSEAAAGEVNSEAALDPESQMRRWSMPWEAKADKSTVHWNQTRLMPISKLAVPASGPGPTPKSSLGDRSQSTTPDSTWHSSITSQDGLVEAIQLLSCRPIHRMQPMMMMAPPNIGPPFVEEPSGMQQQESHNPPGLYGIWTQQNPPSAILRQSTAGTMQQDRMIPLMNYIREQDSSIDEHPPN, encoded by the exons ATGAGCGATTTAGATGACCCATTGTCtgggcagcagcaacagcagcagcaacaacaacaacaacaacaacaacaacaacctccaACACAAATCACACCACGCAGTTCCCTCGGTTCGGGTGCCCTTTCGTACAGCAACTCCTCCATCTCACCGTCGACAAGTTCGAGCAGCTCGGGTTCGGCCAAATCCGCCGTCAGCGAGTGTTTGGGAGCATGGCTAAACTATCTGCAGATTATGAACAATTTGTGTGCGGCCGGTTACCGGTTAGCGCAAACCATTGCCGCTCTCGAACCCTGGGCGTATTTTGAACAGCCAAGTTCTACAGGTGGTGGTGGACCATCATCCGTGGGAAGCAATCCTTCCTGTGGCCCTTCTCCGCCACAGTCTCAACAGCAACAGGCAGGCCCCCAAATACCACAACTTCCCTTCACAACTTCTCAGATTCCATCACACATGGCCTTTCAGTTTATTACGGCCTGGGATGAACTGGCTCGGGCGTCCGTCATGGCAACGAGCACGGTTAAATCGCATATCGTAAGCGTGCTGCAGGATTTCAAGACTCAACCGCTCGCTATGGTAGAGCAGGAAAGCGAACTGCTACATATCAAGGAATACAATCAGCTTATCCTGCAAGATAACGCACAAACAATGATTAATCTGCAGCATCAGTTCTGCGTCGCTTCCTGTGATGCGTTTGCACAGCTGATGTGCTGCTACCAGTGCCAAACGCAGGTAGGATTTCCACACGATCCCGACTGCCCGATGATGCAGCATCCGATGTCGGCCGCTGCAACAATTGCCCGAACCGGTGGCGCAGCGGACCAACGCTCCCAAACTCCGTCGCCCCACTTCGGTATGAAAATGCAAGAAAATGCCCGACTGTACGATCGAACGGGATCGATCTCGACGCAGGGTTCGTCCTCGGAACACGGTACGACGGCGTACGAACAAACGCGAGGTCCATCCCCGCACGATATCCGCGGACCGAGCCCAATACAGGGATATTTGGATAATATACGCGGGCCGCTCCCAAACCCTGGTCATCTATCGGGCATGAAAGCGCCCTTCTATCGAGGGTCACGATCGCCGTTGAATTTTCCGCTCTTCACACTAAACGGACAGCGGCGATGGTCGGAAGCAGCGGCGGGCGAAGTTAATTCCGAGGCGGCACTAGACCCCGAAAGTCAAATGCGCCGCTGGTCGATGCCTTGGGAAGCGAAGGCGGATAAATCCACCGTGCACTGGAACCAAACGCGGCTGATGCCGATCTCGAAACTTGCCGTGCCGGCGTCCGGTCCAGGACCGACGCCAAAATCTTCGCTGGGCGATCGCAGCCAAAGCACAACGCCTGACTCTACCTGGCATTCGTCAATCACCAGCCAGGATGGGTTGGTGGAAGCGATACAGTTGCTATCCTGTCGACCAATTCACCGGATgcaaccgatgatgatgatggcaccGCCCAACATTGGACCACCGTTTGTCGAGGAACCATCCGGGATG CAGCAACAAGAATCTCACAATCCACCTGGGCTGTACGGTATCTGGACGCAGCAGAATCCTCCCAGTGCCATCCTACGCCAGTCTACGGCGGGCACAATGCAACAGGACCGAATGATTCCACTGATGAACTACATTCGTGAGCAGGATTCATCTATTGACGAACATCCACCTAACTAA
- the LOC128707041 gene encoding H/ACA ribonucleoprotein complex subunit 2-like protein — protein MGKVKAEKVEATEDADVSVKEEDTYDDKIRNASAIAQPMASKKLTKKIHKLIEKASKQKNFLRNGLKDVQIRLRKGETGLVVFAGDVTPIEIMCHLPAVCEEKNIPYCYMPSRKDLGAAMGVKRGTVAMLIREHPDYQETYDKLKVELSTLPIPS, from the exons ATGGGTAAAGTGAAGGCCGAAAAGGTGGAAGCAACTGAAGATGCCGATGTTTCCGTTAAGGAGGAAGATACATACGATGATAAGATCCGCAATGCGAGCGCAATCGCACAGCCGATGGCGTCCAAGAAGCTGACCAAAAAGATACACAAACTGATCGAGAAAG CATCGAAACAGAAGAACTTTCTTCGCAATGGTCTGAAGGATGTACAAATTCGCCTGCGCAAAGGTGAAACTGG ACTGGTGGTGTTTGCTGGTGATGTGACACCGATCGAAATTATGTGCCACCTTCCGGCAGTATGCGAGGAGAAAAATATCCCCTACTGCTACATGCCCAGCCGTAAGGATCTTGGTGCAGCGATGGGTGTGAAGCGTGGAACAGTGGCAATGCTGATTCGCGAACATCCCGACTATCAGGAAACGTACGATAAGCTAAAGGTAGAACTTTCCACCCTTCCCATACCTTCATGA
- the LOC128706803 gene encoding uncharacterized protein C16orf52 homolog A, whose protein sequence is MDKLTAISAGLFMAADVCAIVSLAMPDWIVTSVGGETRLGLMWTCMTLYNRPQVCFTPELQPEWLFALICIFVGCICITTTIILLASSNWDRNVIPYARWVGFTAMVLFCLAAVIFPLGFHIDEIGGQPYHLPHSHQVGISYIMFVLALWITVISELFAEKVCLPQF, encoded by the exons ATGGACAAGTTGACTGCAATCAGCGCGGGTCTGTTTATGGCAGCGGATGTGTGTGCTATCGTTAGTCTAGCGATGCCCGATTGGATTGTGACCAGTGTGGGAG GTGAAACACGCTTGGGATTGATGTGGACATGTATGACGCTTTATAACCGGCCCCAGGTGTGCTTTACACCGGAACTTCAACCGGAGTGGTTGTTTGCACTCATATGTATATTCGTGGGTTGCATTTgtatcaccaccaccattattCTGCTGGCATCCAGCAACTGGGATCGTAATGTGATTCCCTACGCACGGTGGGTTGGCTTTACTGCAA TGGTGCTTTTTTGTCTAGCGGCAGTAATATTCCCGCTTGGCTTTCACATCGATGAAATAGGTGGCCAACCGTACCATTTGCCACACTCGCATCAGGTGGGCATATCGTACATCATGTTCGTGCTGGCCCTGTGGATCACGGTTATATCGGAGCTGTTTGCTGAGAAGGTGTGTCTTCCGCAGTTTTAA
- the LOC128707118 gene encoding glycosyltransferase 25 family member encodes MCSVFQCCGDTFPRLALMVMLPLLTTTIVSCDQIALTEQLPTVMVAVLVRNKAHTLPYFYTYLEELDYPKDRMALWIRSDHNEDRSIEITKAWLKRTSALYHSVDFKYRTEQGKRESEKTSTHWNEERFSDVIRLKQEALQTARTMWADFIFFLDADVFLTNSNTLNKLIDRKLPIVAPMLVSDGLYSNFWCGMTSDYYYQRTDDYKKILNYDQVGQWPVPMVHTAVLVNLKIAQARQLTFERKNLPSGRYDGPVDDIIIFAMSANYSGIPMYVCNELLYGYIMVPLEAGETVPGKDLEQLTNVLSYIVNEYGEFKLKQDLSRFVPDVPKDKLSLSHIYMINLDRRMERRTKMMKHFALLGLDVEHFPAVDGKQLSDKKVHDMGIHFLPGYADPFHKRPMTMGEIGCFLSHYNIWERMVRLNQQEVLVLEDDIRFEPFFRRRAYSVLADARRIGGWDLIYFGRKRLQEEDEKWIEGSESLVKAGYSYWTLGYIISLEGAKKLLREQPLGKLLPVDEYLPIMFDNHPNNSWAAHFRDRTLNAWSAAPLLLYPTHYTGDEGYISDTEDSARIDGTLPTIGTSKSSPGMVNDTRDGAQVQPSEPKKGDKEQLPNAPSLLADSGIGQGEHDLETKNRRSEL; translated from the exons ATGTGTTCAGTGTTTCAATGCTGTGGTGATACATTTCCGAGGCTTGCATTGATGGTGATGCTGCCACTGCTGACGACGACAATCGTTAGCTGCGATCAGATAGCGCTTACGGAGCAACTACCAACCGTAATGGTGGCGGTGTTGGTACGGAATAAAGCGCACACGTTGCCATACTTTTACACGTACTTGGAAGAACTCGATTATCCGAAAGATCGGATGGCGTTATG GATTCGATCCGATCATAATGAGGATCGCAGCATTGAAATAACCAAAGCATGGCTGAAAAGAACCTCCGCACTGTATCATAGTGTAGATTTTAAGTACCGCACCGAACAAGGTAAGCGAGAAAGTGAGAAAACCAGTACTCACTGGAATGAGGAACGGTTCAGTGATGTGATCCGTTTAAAACAGGAAGCACTACAAACTGCGCGGACGATGTGGGCAGATTTTATATTC TTTCTCGATGCTGATGTATTTTTAACGAACAGCAACACACTAAACAAACTGATCGACCGGAAGCTGCCGATCGTGGCACCGATGCTGGTATCGGATGGATTATATTCGAACTTTTGGTGTGGTATGACATCGGATTACTACTACCAGCGGACAGATGATTATAAGAAGATTCTGAACTACGACCAAGTTGGTCAGTGGCCAGTGCCGATGGTCCATACAGCTGTGCTGGTTAACCTTAAGATTGCTCAAGCTCGCCAGCTAACGTTTGAACGGAAAAATCTTCCCTCCGGGCGGTACGATGGTCCGGTGGAtgatattataatttttgccATGTCCGCAAACTATTCAGGAATTCCGATGTACGTGTGTAACGAGCTACTGTACGGATACATTATGGTACCGCTGGAAGCGGGAGAAACTGTGCCCGGAAAGGATTTGGAACAGTTGACCAACGTGTTGAGTTACATCGTAAATGAGTATGGGGAGTTCAAGCTAAAGCAGGATTTGAGTAGATTCGTTCCCGATGTTCCCAA AGATAAACTTTCACTTTCCCACATCTATATGATCAATCTGGATAGACGGATGGAGCGGCgaacgaaaatgatgaaacattTCGCGCTGCTTGGACTAGATGTGGAACACTTTCCGGCCGTTGATGGCAAGCAGTTAAGCGATAAGAAAGTGCATGACATGGGAATACACTTCCTGCCCGGTTATGCCGATCCATTTCACAAACG ACCGATGACCATGGGTGAAATTGGATGTTTTCTGAGCCACTACAACATCTGGGAGCGAATGGTTCGTCTGAACCAACAGGAGGTACTCGTACTGGAGGATGACATTCGATTTGAACCATTCTTCCGACGTCGCGCTTACAGTGTGCTGGCCGATGCTCGTCGCATCGGTGGTTGGGATTTGATCTATTTCGGTAGAAAACGGTTGCAGGAAgaggatgaaaaatggatCGAAGGATCGGAGAGTCTGGTAAAGGCAGGCTATTCCTACTGGACACTCGGGTACATCATTTCGCTTGAAGGTGCGAAGAAACTATTACGCGAACAACCACTAGGAAAACTGCTTCCAGTAGACGAGTATTTACCAATCATGTTCGATAATCATCCCAACAATAGCTGGGCGGCTCATTTCCGTGATCGTACGTTGAACGCGTGGAGTGCGGCACCGTTATTGCTTTATCCGACGCACTACACGGGAGATGAAGGATACATCTCCGACACGGAAGATTCAGCCCGGATCGATGGAACGTTACCGACGATCGGTACCAGCAAGAGTAGCCCTGGGATGGTTAACGATACACGCGACGGTGCACAAGTGCAACCTAGCGAACCAAAGAAAGGCGACAAGGAACAGTTACCGAATGCACCGTCATTGTTGGCCGATTCCGGCATCGGGCAGGGTGAGCATGATCTGGAGACGAAGAATAGACGCAGTGAGCTATAG